One genomic window of Arthrobacter sp. KBS0703 includes the following:
- a CDS encoding GTP pyrophosphokinase family protein, whose product MASNWDRLDVSQRDSVQENVELYERVRPALKLVTREVLQTLRTMLKDTEVTPLFVTGRTKSVESFREKISRTEEPLEPGDPRALKFPDPFRTLNDMVGVRVITKLPAENAAVANLIKRQRQLFDCRGDREKDIGSIESGTYGYSSRHLILRTIQNEAVKDYQQVFNPEAQPNGSYFFECQIRTVFAHAWSEIEHDIRFKAEDPRAWTPHFDRQFTATAAMLETVETAFADLHERYEEVRGYWDMDGEGSAQLTPNRIRDVWRTLLPHVDRKVDDDWGWAAELMAAHGLNQTVQLAGLLSANRITEVRKALDHRYSPGPDRLLDDLLLWQYGTKHIDLTAEAPDAVPHPRRDSLQRRLKQIERYRQTKK is encoded by the coding sequence ATGGCAAGCAACTGGGATCGCCTGGACGTCAGTCAGCGCGACTCCGTGCAGGAAAACGTAGAGCTCTACGAGCGAGTCCGGCCTGCCCTGAAGCTGGTCACCCGCGAGGTCCTGCAGACCCTCCGGACAATGCTCAAGGACACCGAAGTCACGCCGCTGTTCGTCACCGGCCGCACCAAGTCCGTGGAGTCCTTCCGGGAGAAAATCTCCCGCACCGAAGAGCCGCTGGAACCGGGCGACCCACGGGCGCTGAAGTTCCCCGATCCGTTCCGCACCCTCAACGACATGGTGGGCGTCCGCGTCATCACCAAGCTGCCGGCCGAAAACGCCGCCGTGGCCAACCTCATCAAGCGCCAGCGGCAACTCTTCGACTGCCGCGGCGACCGTGAGAAGGACATCGGCTCCATCGAGTCCGGGACGTACGGCTACTCCAGCCGCCACCTCATCCTGCGGACCATCCAGAACGAGGCCGTCAAGGACTACCAGCAGGTCTTCAACCCGGAGGCGCAGCCCAACGGCAGCTACTTCTTCGAATGCCAGATCCGCACCGTGTTTGCGCATGCGTGGAGCGAAATAGAGCATGACATCCGGTTCAAGGCCGAGGACCCGCGGGCCTGGACCCCGCACTTCGACCGCCAGTTCACCGCCACCGCCGCCATGCTCGAAACGGTGGAGACCGCATTCGCCGACCTTCATGAACGCTACGAGGAGGTCCGCGGCTACTGGGACATGGACGGCGAGGGCTCGGCGCAGCTCACGCCCAACCGCATCCGCGACGTCTGGCGCACGCTGCTTCCGCACGTGGACCGTAAAGTAGATGACGACTGGGGATGGGCCGCCGAGCTCATGGCAGCCCACGGCCTCAACCAGACCGTGCAGCTCGCCGGCCTGCTCAGCGCCAACCGGATCACCGAGGTCCGCAAGGCCCTGGACCACCGCTACTCCCCCGGCCCGGACCGGCTGCTGGACGACCTCCTCCTCTGGCAGTACGGCACCAAGCACATTGACCTCACAGCCGAGGCGCCCGACGCCGTTCCGCACCCCCGGCGCGACAGCCTCCAGCGGCGGCTGAAGCAGATCGAGCGCTACCGCCAGACCAAGAAATAG
- a CDS encoding SulP family inorganic anion transporter, with product MKPEQLQSVRATLRSPRRLKTEALAGLVVALALIPEAIAFSVIAGVDPRIGLFASFTMAVTISFVGGRPAMISAATGAVALVIAPLMRSHGLDYLISAVILAGVFQILLAVLGVTRLMRFIPRSVMVGFVNALAILVFMAQLPELIGVPWPVYPLVAAGLLIVVGVPRITTAVPSPLVAIVLLTLLAVLAGINVPAVRDKGQLPESLPSLFVPHVPLTLETFQTIAPFALSMALVGLLESLMTAKLVDDITDTRSNKTRESWGQGVANIVTGFLGGMGGCAVIGQTMINVKGSGARSRVSTFLAGAFLLVLVVTLGDVVGLIPMAALVAVMIFVSAITFDWHSVAPKTLKRMPRSETAVMLITVATVVVTHNLAIGVGAGVLAAMAMFARRVAHFATVERTEVELNGRTVATYTVDGELFFASSNDLYTQFDYARDSEPHVAGVVIDLHASHLWDASTIAVLDAVTEKYRRHGRDVELIGLNAASIQMRERLAGKLNAGH from the coding sequence ATGAAGCCCGAACAGCTCCAGTCCGTCCGGGCAACACTGCGCTCCCCGCGCCGGCTCAAAACCGAGGCCCTGGCCGGCCTGGTGGTGGCCCTCGCGCTCATCCCGGAGGCCATCGCGTTCTCCGTGATCGCAGGCGTGGACCCCCGGATCGGCCTGTTTGCGTCCTTCACCATGGCCGTGACCATCTCCTTCGTCGGCGGCCGTCCCGCCATGATTTCCGCGGCCACCGGCGCCGTGGCCCTGGTGATCGCCCCGCTGATGCGCAGCCACGGGCTGGACTACCTGATTTCCGCGGTGATCCTGGCTGGCGTCTTCCAGATCCTCCTGGCGGTCCTCGGCGTCACCCGGCTGATGCGCTTCATCCCCCGTTCGGTGATGGTGGGCTTCGTCAACGCCCTGGCCATCCTGGTATTCATGGCCCAGCTTCCTGAGCTCATCGGCGTCCCGTGGCCGGTGTATCCGCTGGTGGCCGCGGGCCTGCTGATCGTCGTCGGCGTTCCCCGGATTACGACGGCGGTACCGTCGCCGCTGGTGGCGATCGTGCTGCTGACCCTGTTGGCCGTCCTGGCGGGAATCAATGTCCCCGCCGTCCGGGACAAGGGACAGCTGCCCGAAAGCCTGCCCTCGCTGTTCGTGCCCCACGTGCCGCTGACCCTGGAGACGTTCCAGACCATCGCCCCGTTTGCACTGTCCATGGCGCTCGTGGGGCTGCTGGAATCACTCATGACGGCCAAGCTCGTGGACGACATCACGGACACCCGCTCCAACAAGACCCGCGAGTCCTGGGGCCAGGGCGTGGCCAACATTGTGACGGGGTTCCTGGGCGGCATGGGCGGCTGCGCGGTGATCGGCCAGACCATGATCAACGTCAAGGGCTCCGGCGCGCGGAGCCGGGTTTCCACGTTCCTCGCCGGCGCGTTCCTGCTGGTGCTGGTGGTGACGCTGGGCGACGTCGTGGGCCTCATCCCGATGGCCGCGCTGGTGGCCGTGATGATCTTCGTCTCGGCCATCACCTTTGACTGGCACTCGGTTGCCCCGAAAACCCTGAAGCGGATGCCGCGCTCCGAAACGGCCGTCATGCTGATCACCGTCGCCACCGTGGTGGTGACACACAACCTGGCGATCGGCGTCGGCGCCGGGGTGCTCGCCGCGATGGCGATGTTCGCCCGGCGGGTTGCCCACTTTGCCACAGTGGAACGGACCGAGGTGGAGCTGAACGGCCGGACCGTGGCCACGTACACCGTGGACGGCGAGCTGTTCTTTGCGTCGTCGAATGACCTCTACACCCAGTTCGATTACGCCCGGGACTCGGAGCCGCACGTCGCCGGAGTGGTGATCGACCTGCACGCCTCGCACCTTTGGGACGCCTCCACCATCGCTGTGCTGGACGCCGTGACAGAGAAGTACCGCAGGCACGGCCGGGACGTCGAACTGATCGGACTGAATGCGGCCAGCATCCAGATGCGCGAACGCCTCGCGGGCAAGCTCAACGCCGGCCACTAA
- a CDS encoding diguanylate cyclase, producing the protein MILDTATLRVAFSVMALVMGILFYFSAFRTTRSAYSGWWCVALLLFLAGAASFLLDGTPHQVWANPLGNVLLIAGVASVWAAARSLRMLKCNVWLSVAVPGIAGIAAALDNPGSNTWAGGAVFLGSMCLFIGLASRELWQLEPGYSRVRIPTAIAAGGVAVFYVGRLAIFIAEGPAGPTFVTYFGSSVTTLVTMVFLVVGSFSMAELSTEQQTRALQTVAREDGLTGLLNRSAFIELAAAEMDRCRQLDTSGTLILADLDHFKTVNDTFGHAAGDLALQAFADACKETVRSTDLVGRYGGEEFILMIPGVGPRQAETITTEISRRLARYAIPEVLRMPTVSYGLSKFTAGTEDLDELIAAADVALYEAKSQGRNRTVQG; encoded by the coding sequence ATGATCCTAGACACGGCAACACTCCGCGTTGCCTTCAGCGTGATGGCTTTAGTCATGGGCATCCTGTTCTACTTCTCCGCGTTCCGCACCACCCGTTCCGCATACAGTGGCTGGTGGTGCGTGGCCCTGCTGCTGTTTCTCGCGGGCGCGGCAAGCTTCCTCCTGGACGGAACACCCCACCAGGTGTGGGCCAACCCGCTGGGAAACGTCCTGCTCATTGCCGGGGTGGCGAGTGTCTGGGCCGCTGCGCGTTCGCTCCGGATGCTTAAATGCAACGTCTGGCTCTCCGTCGCCGTCCCGGGCATCGCGGGCATTGCCGCAGCCCTGGACAATCCGGGATCCAATACATGGGCCGGGGGTGCTGTATTCCTGGGCTCCATGTGCCTCTTCATTGGCCTGGCTTCCCGCGAGCTGTGGCAGCTGGAGCCCGGCTACTCCCGGGTGCGGATACCAACGGCCATAGCTGCCGGAGGCGTCGCCGTCTTCTACGTGGGCCGTCTGGCGATCTTCATCGCGGAAGGTCCGGCCGGTCCGACGTTTGTCACCTACTTCGGATCCTCCGTGACCACGCTAGTCACCATGGTGTTCCTGGTGGTCGGCTCCTTCAGCATGGCCGAACTCAGCACGGAGCAGCAGACGCGGGCACTCCAGACCGTGGCCAGGGAGGACGGCCTGACCGGCCTCCTCAACCGCAGCGCGTTCATTGAGCTGGCGGCGGCTGAGATGGACCGCTGCAGGCAGCTCGACACGTCCGGAACGCTGATCCTTGCCGATCTGGACCACTTCAAGACAGTCAATGACACCTTCGGCCACGCGGCCGGCGACCTTGCCTTGCAGGCGTTCGCCGATGCCTGCAAGGAGACGGTCCGCTCCACGGACCTTGTGGGGCGATACGGCGGAGAGGAGTTCATCCTCATGATCCCGGGCGTTGGTCCGCGCCAGGCCGAGACCATCACCACGGAGATCAGCCGGCGGCTTGCCAGATATGCCATACCGGAGGTGCTCCGGATGCCCACCGTCAGCTACGGCCTCTCCAAATTCACGGCAGGGACGGAAGACCTGGACGAGCTGATCGCCGCCGCCGACGTCGCCCTGTACGAGGCAAAATCGCAGGGGCGGAACCGAACCGTCCAAGGGTGA
- a CDS encoding bile acid:sodium symporter family protein, whose amino-acid sequence MLEATKTPETAPLATAAGVEPLNPALAAEAKIARVAVTVFPLLVLAAGVAGFLLPGAFQPLGPAVPYLLGIIMFCMGLTLTPPDFAAVARRPWAVVLGIVAHYVIMPGAGWLIATVLQLEPALAVGLILVGCAPSGTASNVMAFLAKGDVALSVAVASVSTLIAPIVTPVLVLFLAGSFLSIDAGAMVLDIVKTVLLPVIAGLMARLFLKNLVAKALPALPWASAVVISLIVAVVVAGSAGKIVAAGGIVFLAVVLHNGFGLGLGYLAGKLGRLDDKARRALAFEVGMQNSGLAATLATAHFTPLAALPSAVFSLWHNISGAIVAALLARRPLQDSTPGGS is encoded by the coding sequence ATGCTTGAGGCAACAAAGACCCCCGAAACTGCTCCGTTGGCCACGGCGGCCGGCGTCGAGCCACTGAATCCGGCCCTCGCGGCAGAGGCCAAGATCGCCCGTGTTGCCGTGACCGTGTTCCCGCTGCTGGTGCTGGCTGCCGGCGTGGCCGGATTCCTGCTCCCCGGCGCCTTCCAGCCCCTCGGCCCCGCCGTCCCGTACCTGCTGGGCATCATCATGTTCTGCATGGGCCTAACGCTGACGCCCCCCGACTTCGCTGCCGTGGCCCGCAGGCCGTGGGCTGTGGTCCTGGGCATCGTTGCCCACTACGTGATCATGCCCGGGGCGGGGTGGCTGATCGCCACCGTTCTTCAGCTTGAGCCGGCCCTGGCCGTCGGCCTGATCCTCGTTGGCTGCGCGCCGTCCGGCACTGCCTCCAACGTCATGGCCTTCCTGGCCAAGGGCGATGTTGCCCTGTCCGTGGCCGTGGCGAGCGTGTCAACGCTGATCGCCCCGATCGTCACGCCCGTACTGGTGCTCTTCCTCGCCGGATCGTTCCTGAGCATCGACGCCGGCGCCATGGTCCTGGACATCGTCAAGACCGTCCTCCTGCCCGTCATTGCCGGCCTGATGGCACGGCTGTTCCTCAAGAACCTCGTCGCAAAGGCGCTTCCGGCTCTGCCCTGGGCATCCGCCGTCGTCATCTCCCTCATCGTGGCCGTAGTGGTGGCGGGCAGTGCCGGCAAGATCGTGGCAGCAGGCGGCATCGTGTTCCTGGCCGTCGTGCTCCACAACGGCTTCGGCCTCGGACTCGGATACCTGGCCGGCAAGCTGGGCCGCCTGGACGACAAGGCTCGCAGGGCACTGGCATTTGAGGTGGGCATGCAAAATTCAGGCCTGGCGGCCACACTCGCCACCGCCCACTTCACGCCGCTGGCCGCGCTTCCGTCCGCCGTTTTCTCGCTGTGGCACAACATTTCCGGCGCCATCGTGGCCGCCTTGCTGGCCCGGAGGCCCCTCCAGGACTCCACGCCCGGCGGTTCCTGA
- a CDS encoding NADPH-dependent FMN reductase — MTRIAIVLGSTRPGRLGKAVADWVLLRAAERADARFELLDVADFDLPLLDEPLPPSLGKHEQGHTRAWAEAVAGFDGFIFVTGEYNHSIPGALKNALDYLYAEWNNKAAAFVSYGSAGGIRAVEHLRGVAAELQMADVRAQVALPLATEFEHYRTFTPSAAAEKNLATVFDQVIAWAGALKALRPPAGKNEQDRGHLAASA; from the coding sequence ATGACACGGATTGCGATCGTACTGGGAAGCACCCGGCCAGGCCGGCTGGGAAAGGCGGTGGCCGACTGGGTGCTGCTGCGGGCCGCCGAACGCGCCGACGCCCGGTTCGAGCTCCTCGACGTCGCCGACTTTGACCTCCCGCTGCTGGATGAACCGCTGCCGCCGTCGCTCGGCAAGCACGAGCAGGGTCACACCAGGGCCTGGGCGGAAGCGGTGGCCGGCTTTGACGGCTTCATCTTCGTGACGGGCGAGTACAACCACTCGATTCCGGGAGCGCTGAAGAACGCGCTGGATTACCTCTACGCGGAATGGAACAACAAGGCGGCGGCCTTCGTGAGCTACGGCAGCGCGGGCGGCATCCGCGCCGTGGAGCACCTGCGCGGCGTGGCGGCAGAGCTGCAGATGGCCGACGTCCGCGCCCAGGTGGCGCTGCCCCTGGCCACGGAATTCGAGCACTACAGGACCTTCACGCCCTCCGCCGCGGCGGAGAAGAACCTGGCCACGGTGTTCGATCAGGTCATTGCCTGGGCGGGCGCCCTCAAGGCGCTACGGCCGCCGGCCGGGAAGAACGAGCAAGACCGCGGCCACCTGGCGGCTTCCGCCTGA
- a CDS encoding flavin reductase family protein — protein MFLNRDLDPASLRETFGHFPSGVAALCTLVDGAPQGIVASTFTVGVSLDPPLVMFAVQNSSQTWPLIRAGGRIGVSVLAAGQTDACRQIASKSADRFAGIGLTATEQGALFLNDAGLWLDCSVETEVPAGDHAVVLLRVHGYSVTDSSSDPLIFQGSEFRSLAVPSYA, from the coding sequence TTGTTTCTGAACCGTGATTTAGACCCGGCCTCCCTCCGCGAAACCTTCGGCCACTTCCCCTCCGGCGTCGCGGCGCTGTGCACGCTCGTGGACGGAGCACCGCAGGGAATCGTGGCATCGACCTTCACCGTCGGGGTTTCGCTGGACCCACCGCTGGTCATGTTCGCGGTGCAGAACAGCTCGCAGACGTGGCCGCTTATCCGGGCAGGCGGCAGGATCGGTGTCTCGGTCCTGGCCGCGGGGCAGACGGACGCCTGCCGGCAGATTGCCTCGAAATCGGCGGACCGCTTCGCCGGCATCGGGCTCACTGCCACCGAACAGGGCGCGCTCTTCCTCAACGACGCCGGGCTCTGGCTGGACTGCTCGGTGGAGACTGAAGTCCCCGCCGGCGACCACGCCGTGGTCCTGCTCAGGGTGCACGGATACTCGGTTACGGACAGCAGCAGCGATCCGCTCATCTTCCAGGGGTCCGAATTCCGGAGCCTGGCGGTGCCCAGTTACGCTTAG
- a CDS encoding LLM class flavin-dependent oxidoreductase — MPERTPSNSDAGGERQLHLNAFLMSTGHHEASWRLPESDSFAGTQVAHFQRLARTAERGTFDSIFFADSPVLHGDVRQRPYGTLEPTLLLSAIAAVTKRIGLIATASTTYNDPYNLARRFASLDHISGGRAGWNVVTTAGEAAARNFSLDDQPAHWRRYERAAEFLDASRKLWDSWEDDAPVGDKAAGVWADSSRVHAVNHTGRYFRIQGPLDVPRPPQGHPVIVQAGSSEDGKDFAARYAEAVFTAQQTLAEAQRFYADLKRKTAAVGRNPDHVKILPGIVPIIGSTEKEARRLERELDELIHPEHARKQLAGILRVSPESLPLDAQLPEDLPSEDEIEGAKSRYTLIVELARRERLTVRQLIGRLGGGRGHRTFSGTPEQVADAIQGWFEKGAADGFNIMPPVLPSGLDAFVDHVIPILRARGLFRREYTGSTLREHYGLPRPASVFADGGPAAPVAPFADGGPAAPVAQAAPAVPDGAPEPTATTEPATPTKREFVVSEP, encoded by the coding sequence ATGCCAGAACGTACACCCAGCAACAGCGACGCCGGCGGCGAACGCCAACTGCATCTGAACGCCTTCCTCATGAGCACCGGACACCATGAGGCCTCGTGGCGGCTGCCCGAAAGCGACAGCTTTGCGGGCACCCAGGTGGCCCATTTCCAGCGGCTCGCCCGCACGGCGGAACGCGGAACCTTCGATTCGATTTTCTTCGCGGACTCACCGGTGCTGCACGGGGACGTGCGCCAGCGCCCCTACGGCACGCTGGAACCCACGCTCCTGCTGAGCGCCATCGCCGCCGTGACCAAACGGATCGGGCTGATCGCCACGGCGTCCACCACGTACAACGATCCCTACAACCTGGCCCGGCGCTTCGCCTCGCTGGATCACATCAGCGGCGGCCGGGCAGGCTGGAACGTGGTGACCACGGCCGGAGAGGCCGCGGCGCGGAACTTCTCGCTGGATGACCAGCCCGCACACTGGCGCCGCTACGAGCGGGCCGCCGAGTTCCTTGACGCGTCCCGGAAGCTCTGGGACAGCTGGGAGGACGACGCCCCGGTGGGGGACAAGGCCGCCGGCGTCTGGGCGGACAGTTCCCGGGTCCACGCCGTCAACCACACAGGCCGGTACTTCCGGATCCAGGGCCCGCTGGACGTGCCGCGCCCGCCCCAGGGCCATCCGGTGATTGTGCAGGCCGGCTCTTCCGAGGACGGCAAGGACTTCGCCGCCCGTTACGCCGAAGCCGTGTTCACCGCGCAGCAGACCCTTGCGGAAGCCCAGCGGTTCTACGCCGACCTGAAGCGGAAGACCGCCGCCGTCGGACGGAACCCGGACCACGTCAAGATCCTGCCCGGCATTGTTCCGATCATCGGCTCCACCGAGAAGGAAGCGCGCCGCCTGGAACGCGAACTCGACGAACTGATCCACCCCGAACACGCGCGGAAGCAGCTGGCAGGCATCCTGCGGGTTTCGCCCGAGTCGCTGCCGCTGGACGCGCAGCTGCCGGAGGACCTTCCGTCGGAGGACGAGATCGAGGGCGCCAAGAGCAGGTACACGCTGATCGTGGAGCTCGCCCGGCGGGAGCGGCTGACCGTCCGCCAGCTCATCGGCAGGCTGGGTGGCGGCCGCGGCCACCGCACCTTCTCCGGCACGCCCGAGCAGGTGGCGGATGCGATCCAGGGCTGGTTCGAGAAGGGCGCGGCGGACGGGTTCAACATCATGCCGCCCGTGCTCCCGTCGGGCCTTGACGCGTTCGTGGACCATGTCATCCCGATCCTGCGGGCCCGGGGACTGTTCCGGCGCGAATACACGGGCAGCACCCTGCGGGAGCACTACGGGCTGCCCCGTCCCGCCAGCGTTTTTGCCGACGGCGGTCCCGCCGCGCCTGTTGCGCCGTTCGCCGACGGCGGTCCCGCCGCGCCTGTTGCGCAAGCCGCCCCTGCCGTCCCCGACGGCGCCCCCGAACCGACCGCGACCACCGAACCCGCCACGCCGACGAAAAGAGAATTCGTTGTTTCTGAACCGTGA
- a CDS encoding ABC transporter permease, whose product MYKRPSRFRLAALTAGRAAWGAGAILLFLLLWELGPTYLAPPSTRVFLPPLHVVLQALGTLIENGQLQNHLAASLTRSASGFGIAVVAAVALGLLVAWYRSLDRFLNPLLEVFRNTAALALLPVFTLLLGIGETSKISIVAYAAFFPVLLNTIAGVRTVDPLLIRAARSLGLSNFQLFQKVILPSAVPTIFTGVRMAGTSSILVLIAAEMVGAKAGLGYLIVNSQMSFLIPDMYAGILTVSLLGLLVNYLLVAVERHFSRWRTAVGSQAA is encoded by the coding sequence GTGTATAAGAGACCCTCACGGTTCCGCCTGGCGGCCCTGACGGCGGGGCGCGCGGCCTGGGGCGCCGGAGCGATCCTGCTGTTCCTGCTGCTGTGGGAGCTGGGCCCCACCTATCTCGCGCCGCCCTCCACGCGCGTCTTCCTTCCGCCCCTGCACGTGGTGCTTCAGGCACTGGGAACCCTCATCGAGAACGGCCAGCTGCAGAACCACCTCGCGGCCAGCCTGACCCGTTCGGCCAGCGGCTTCGGCATCGCCGTGGTGGCCGCCGTCGCCCTCGGCCTGCTGGTGGCGTGGTACCGGTCCCTGGACCGTTTCCTGAATCCGCTGCTGGAAGTGTTCCGCAACACGGCGGCGCTCGCGCTGCTCCCGGTCTTCACCCTGCTCCTAGGCATCGGGGAAACATCCAAGATCAGCATCGTGGCCTACGCCGCGTTCTTCCCGGTCCTGCTGAACACCATCGCCGGCGTCCGGACCGTCGATCCGCTGCTGATCCGGGCCGCCCGCTCGCTGGGGCTGTCGAACTTCCAGCTGTTCCAGAAGGTCATCCTGCCCTCCGCCGTGCCCACCATCTTCACGGGCGTCCGGATGGCGGGGACATCCTCCATCCTGGTCCTGATTGCCGCGGAAATGGTGGGGGCCAAAGCCGGCCTGGGCTACCTGATCGTGAATTCCCAGATGAGCTTCCTGATCCCGGACATGTACGCGGGGATCCTGACTGTTTCGCTGCTGGGCCTGCTGGTCAACTACCTGCTGGTCGCCGTCGAACGCCATTTCTCCCGCTGGCGGACTGCCGTCGGATCCCAGGCCGCGTAA
- a CDS encoding ABC transporter ATP-binding protein, producing MTSGTAPTPKISLQNITKRFTVRPTRENPEGTLLTALDGISLDVSAGEFITLVGPSGSGKTTLLDLLAGLTKPDAGKVLVDGREVTGPGRDRAVVFQQYALFPWRTAAANVSFGLEGAGSDGKRFNRKDRTERAREYLELVGLGGFEDRYPHELSGGMKQRVAIARSLAYEPDVLLMDEPFAALDAQTREQLQDELLRIWAATGKTIIFITHGIDEAVYLGQRVAVLSSRPGRLKEIVDIDLGDRSGDEDVRSNAAFVEHRHKVWSLLHDEVRRAQEAGHAKIQPDGSAPDEARNIPTGKAA from the coding sequence ATGACTTCCGGCACCGCCCCCACCCCGAAAATCAGCCTCCAGAACATCACGAAGAGGTTCACCGTCCGGCCCACCAGGGAGAACCCCGAAGGCACGCTCCTGACAGCCCTCGACGGCATCTCCCTGGACGTCTCCGCCGGCGAGTTCATCACTCTCGTGGGGCCGAGCGGCTCCGGCAAAACCACGCTCCTCGACCTGCTGGCCGGGCTGACGAAGCCGGACGCCGGCAAAGTCCTGGTGGACGGCAGGGAAGTCACCGGACCGGGCCGGGACCGTGCCGTCGTCTTCCAGCAGTATGCGCTCTTCCCGTGGCGGACGGCGGCGGCGAACGTCTCCTTCGGCCTCGAAGGAGCCGGCAGCGACGGGAAACGCTTCAACCGCAAGGATCGCACCGAAAGGGCGCGCGAGTACCTCGAGCTCGTGGGCCTCGGCGGCTTCGAGGACCGGTACCCGCATGAGCTGTCCGGCGGGATGAAGCAGCGCGTCGCCATAGCCCGCAGCCTGGCCTACGAACCGGACGTCCTGCTGATGGACGAACCGTTCGCGGCACTGGATGCCCAGACCCGCGAGCAGCTCCAGGACGAACTGCTGCGCATCTGGGCCGCTACGGGCAAGACCATCATCTTCATCACGCACGGCATCGACGAAGCCGTGTACCTGGGCCAGCGGGTGGCGGTGCTCAGTTCCCGGCCAGGCCGGCTCAAAGAGATCGTGGACATCGACCTGGGCGACCGGTCCGGGGACGAGGACGTGCGCTCGAACGCCGCATTCGTGGAACACCGGCACAAGGTCTGGTCCCTCCTTCACGACGAGGTGCGGCGTGCCCAGGAAGCCGGGCACGCCAAGATCCAGCCGGACGGTTCGGCACCCGATGAAGCAAGAAACATCCCCACAGGAAAGGCAGCCTGA
- a CDS encoding LacI family DNA-binding transcriptional regulator produces the protein MRSLSNPTIRDVAERAGVSLTTVSYVLSGRSGGTTRISQPTQERVLAAVGDLGYVPNQAARGMRRGRTDLVAIAIGDLEWPPDRALATAAASILPRHGYQPVILLGQTWRQFMLSGGADGVIVGVSPQAAAEDGTITELARRGVAQVVIAETMQAEQAVALLMDQMEARAQHDSVGPVPLKRLSGSVLFGGGALHVLHEVLSAVDVFAQQLPGL, from the coding sequence GTGAGGAGCTTATCCAACCCCACCATCCGCGATGTTGCCGAGAGGGCGGGAGTCTCCTTGACCACAGTGTCGTACGTGCTGTCCGGCAGGAGCGGCGGCACGACCCGGATCAGCCAGCCCACCCAGGAACGCGTCCTGGCCGCCGTCGGGGATCTCGGCTACGTCCCCAACCAGGCCGCCCGCGGAATGCGCCGCGGACGGACGGACCTGGTGGCCATCGCCATCGGCGATCTTGAGTGGCCGCCGGACCGGGCGCTTGCCACGGCGGCTGCTTCCATCCTGCCGCGCCACGGCTACCAGCCCGTCATCCTGCTGGGCCAGACCTGGCGGCAGTTCATGCTCTCCGGCGGTGCGGACGGCGTCATTGTGGGCGTGTCCCCGCAGGCAGCCGCCGAGGACGGCACCATCACTGAACTCGCCAGGCGTGGAGTGGCGCAGGTGGTCATCGCGGAAACCATGCAAGCCGAACAGGCCGTCGCACTGCTGATGGACCAGATGGAGGCAAGGGCGCAGCACGACTCCGTGGGCCCGGTTCCTTTGAAGCGGCTCAGCGGTAGCGTCCTGTTTGGCGGCGGTGCGCTGCACGTGCTCCACGAGGTGCTGTCCGCCGTCGACGTCTTCGCGCAGCAACTCCCCGGTCTCTAG